The Lonchura striata isolate bLonStr1 chromosome 16, bLonStr1.mat, whole genome shotgun sequence genome contains the following window.
TCCCAGTatgatttttcaaaatgttcaaTGCTAATTTGACTATTCCAAACCATCTTTTGTTCTTTGTATTCAGAAAGAATTTCAGAGAAATTCAGGGGTTACGCAAACGTTCAGGAGCAGAAGATACTCTTTATTACCATTGTGCCAGTTATTGCAGGAAGCCAGAATGAGAAATTTAGGAGAGCCATGGAAATGAGAATTGCTCTAATTCAATAAGAGATTCATTGGCTTGCTAATTAGATTTGATCACTTGAGTATTTTATATTGCAGCTGTGTAAGTATCTTTCTAATACCTACCACATCTGACACAGGAACTTCAAAAACATTATAAAAACAGTAGAATAAATCTGCAgaaaaagttaaagaaaaataaatatcttagTTCTTTCATGTCTTGGCAAATAATTCCCACTCTGAGAtgtcattttatttaattttacaacACTCAAAACCACTTCAAAATAACATCTGTAATAAACATTCAAAAAATAACTCAGATGATATTTTACTGTTACAGCTTATATGAATTAATAACATCATACAAATTGCTTTATAAATTGTTTCACCAGCACCAAAACAGAGAATTACATTTTATATAATTCACTTAAGCACATGGAATTTTGACTacaaaggattttttccttacACTTCTTATAGAGCTGATTTGGTATGCTTTAACTTGTAAAATGACTCAATTACATGGTCCCAACATAAGGCAACATGGAAAATACCTGAAATCAATGTGGGAGCAACTaagaattataaaattatattagtTAGTCACAGAATTTCTACTGCTCAGGCTATCAGGATTTTAAACCCTATTTAATTCTAATAACACACAAGATCTGACAAGTAAGGCCTTAGCCCAGGATTCAGAAACTCTGGTTTCATGTCACCTTGGACAAGTTTTCTGGCTCAGTTCTCCATTCACAGCATGGCATTAAATGCTCCCTTCTATCTCCAAAGTCTGTCAGCTCTCAGGAGCTCCCTGCCACtattttttcataaaagcaTTGGTACTTTGGGACTAAGAGCTGAGCTTGGTCAGAGTGAATCTTTAACACAGGACACACTGGTAAAATTGTTCTGGTGTTTAACAGAGGTAGGTGAATGATGCCCTTTGTGCTGCTGGAGAATGTACAAGGGACAGAGGGTGCCTGACGCAGCTCCTGAGGCACAGTCCTGAACTGCAGAGTGCTGAGGCTCCAGAAATACATGATCTATCAGAAATGGAGTGGAGCTGTTATCACATTCAAATATCTATTCAGCACAGGAGCCAGGGGGAAATTCCTTCAGTAACATCAATGGGcactgaagagaaaaatctaGATTGCTTGGCAcccaaaattaatttcatgtgTCCTGCATGTTCAGCTTACTCAGGAGTTTCAGCACAAGATAAACATTCCAGCACAAAGCATGTGCACAAACTTCATCAAAAAGAAGCATCATAAAAACTGCAAAgtaaaaactggaaaatataTCAGATACATCTCCTGAATTGCAGAGTTGAAAAGGCAGCTAGTAATAAGCTGAAGGAGGGCAGTATGTAGCCTGATCATTGAGAGACTGGGGCTGTCTCCAGCAGTTAGAACATCTGGAAAACAGCTGTATCTTTCTCTTGCAGTGCACTGCAGAACTTCAGCATCACAGCCACTACCATCTGCTGGATTGCAGGATCctggaattgtttgggttggaaaggatgtGAAgtatcatctagttccaaccacCTGTCTAAAGACCCtgtccagctctcctggagcccctttaggtgTTGAGAGGGGCTTTAAGGTCTCTccagagccttttcttctccatgctgaaccaccccagctctctcagtccCTCTCCAGAGTCCTCTGAGAATCTTCATGGCCTCCTCTGCACTCACTGCAACAAGTCCACATCCTTTTAAGAGCTCTTGGGAGAAACCAAAATCTGGCCTGCAAGGTACTCCGAGGCACTCTGCTGAGacagcagaaaagagaaaagaaagcaagaaatctGCCTTGTTCTAAGCAACAAATGGAGATGTCTGATGAGCTGCCAGCTGAAATTATTCTGGAAATACAAACACTGCAATGCACTCTCTCCTAAGGACACCAGGGTTTCCTAATTGACAACACCTGGAATGTTTTACTGATTTACCAGTCTTTGTGTTTTACAGCCACCTGTGAGGAAAAAGGCTTACAGCAGCTGACAAGATACTCAGCCTTGCACTCTTATTGCCCCCAGTGACCAGATGGACCAAGTAATCCCAattccaggctctgcagggctctgttCTTGCAAAGGCACCTGTTGCTCATAAAGTCTGCTCACGCTGCCGTTTCAGACCCACCACTCTTGCTGCCAGCAGGAACACGGCCCCAGTGAGCACTTCTGCCACAAAGGAGATCCagaccagtgccagggaccAGCCAAACCTGATATCGATTTCCACCAGGAGATCCTTGCTCCTCAGGAGGCAAACAGCTTCTtggaaggcagcagctgaaTATGCAATATAGACACTGATCCCTGTAAGGGTAACAAGAGCTGAAAAGAGAAACATGTTCAGCTACTTAGCAGCCACTGAAGAAACTAAAAAGAATCAATTGGATATGGTCTTCGTAATCTAGCCAGGCCATATTTACAGATTATCTTTGAAATCTACCTGAGGTTGGTTTCTTGGGCAATGAGGGTGAGAGGGAAGTAAAGGCAGGGTTACTTGTGTCCACTGAGAATAATGTGTTCCCACTGTTAAAGACTGAACCACAGCACCTGGCAGCAAGCCTCCCTCACAGAAATCGAGTCCTGTGTTTCACCGGTATCTAATGCAGGTGCATCTCTTTTCAGAACTGCATTGTAGTGTTGCCTGATTCCTCACTGCTGAGCATTGTGGACAGTTATCTCCCTGTATGCAAGAAAGCCCACAGAGACACTGATTCTTGCATTTCAGGTCACTGCATGGAGGCTGTTTCCTGAGTATTGTCAGTTTTGAGTGTTTAATGTAAATTTGTTAGTCTTCAACTATTACCTCCCACCAAGTGCTGTGCTGCCGTGACTGCCCATCCCTTCCAAATACCTGAGTCAAAGACACCTTTGGGACAGActacaaataaattaataaggGCACTCAAACAAGGAGCCAGATGCTTTCAGAATGAAAAGACTGTTCAAAAGGTGACAAATGTAAAGAATGGCACATCTGGAACAGGTACACACTGCATCCTGAGCCTGACATCCCTGTCAGTCAAAGGACAGGCACCGATGGAAATCACCCTTTACTGgatcagcagcagaaaaggccCTGGATAAAAGGACTGCAGCCTAGGGAAGGTATGTACTAAACACTTTCAGGACAAAATAGTGGATTTGATTCTGAGAGAGAAAATTTTGATACAGCTTTCTGTTAAATTACAGTAAGTCCTGATGAGATGCCTTTTTGCCAGAAATATGTTTGATTAGCGGCAAACCAAGATAGAAGGGTATTGGGTTATCCATCAGTTCAAATTCATGCTCATAGTCCTGATTTTAACCATCATCTGATGCCTGTACCTTATTCTAGTCCTCAGCAAGGAGTGGGGGAAATTGCTTCATACATTTTGtcaggagaaatggaaaagacTGATTTGTTGACATTTTCAACAAGGTGCACTGAATTCTGTGCaaattctcttaaaaaaaaaaaaaaaaaaaaaaagaaacagaagcctATAGGATGTTCTGACCAGTGGAACATATCAGTTCTGagggtttaaaaaaacccacatttctGGAATGGCATCTCCAAATATCTTTCTGCTGAGACAGAGCTACCTAATACTGAACTTTGTGAATTTGAGTGTCCTACAAAACTGTTCTGTGcacccagccagagcaggatgGGGGGCTGGTCTCAGCCAAAGACCACCCTGAGTCTGTTCATGTTCTCCTGGGTCACTGCCCAGCTGCATGCCCAGAACCTCCTCAAGCCCTCTCCTGACAATcctgtgtttcctttccctctttgCAGCCCCAAACAGCTTAGAAAGGCGCCTGCTCCACTCCCCAGTGGGATAATCATGCTTGGCACTTGACAGCTTTTCATCTCTCACTGACTATTTGGAGCAGTTTCCCACCAGCCTTTTCAGTGAATGCAGCTTTCTGCTCTTCTGAGGAATTAgaacttgcttttctttttaggaGACAATCATAATGGGGGGTGGTTGGTTGGTGTTAGAGCACTTCAGACTAAAAAGCTCAGTCAAGGCTTTGAGACAGCAGCATTTGCTTCCAGCAATCTCTTagcattttcttcttaaaaatagGACTGTATGAGCAGTTGATGAGAGCCAATTCTGAGGATCCCCTTTTCTGCTaggaaaaatttccattttaagtTACATTGTGAAATAGCACTGAAAATCTGTTTGAAACAGAAGATGCAGATTTAAACACAGTTTTCCTACTTTGACAGGATAGTTTTAGGTTTTTTAATTCATAAATAACTTTCTAAACACAGTGGGTTTGGatacagcaggaaagaaaaatataaaaggaagTGTAAAAGTATTTTACTAGCTTCAAATTGAAATGTTACACTccaaataaaataacttttggGGGTTTCCTTTTGTGACCCACAGTTTGGGGACACCACTCTAGATCAAAACTAGCAGTGAGGCTAAACCAGGAATTCCCTTTTCAGGAACTCAATGcaaatgcctttttaaaaacttcCGTTTTCTTAATAGCTGCAAAATCTGTGCAAGCCTACCATTTAGTAATTCCACGGTCACTTTTCCATCACCCCATTAGCCTGTCTGCAAAGATTTGTGCACCATGCTGAGAAGTTATTGAATCTTTTGTGTTAATGGGCACAGCAAACACAGATTGTTCCAAGGTGTCTCACTCCCCAAGGAGGGATATTTGCCTTTCCTAAGTATCTCTGTTCCTGAACCAGGGCCCCAGCAGACACCAGGTGAATGAACACCAGCATAATTTTGAAAGCAAATTCTTGCTTttattccctgggaaacaaagtGATGTTTCCCAGATACGAGCTCTTGTTATCTAAAACAGTTaggccaggagttggatttAGTACCtccaaaaaggaaaagcagtccCGTCATTAGCAGCAGTAGGTAGGCCCTGGCAAGAATACTGATGAATCCAGTCATTCCTCCAAAAATCATCAGTATCAGGCTGAGGGGCATCAGGATGACAAATGTTCCGTGCATatctgaaga
Protein-coding sequences here:
- the TMEM114 gene encoding transmembrane protein 114 isoform X1, which translates into the protein MRVNLGALSLFVALVGLLSFIFLVVAIATDFWYIIDASKLEASRNGTDALSSHSGLWRTCRVRSECYPLINPFWHENANITDSHRQLLYMHGTFVILMPLSLILMIFGGMTGFISILARAYLLLLMTGLLFLFGALVTLTGISVYIAYSAAAFQEAVCLLRSKDLLVEIDIRFGWSLALVWISFVAEVLTGAVFLLAARVVGLKRQREQTL